In the genome of Nycticebus coucang isolate mNycCou1 chromosome 12, mNycCou1.pri, whole genome shotgun sequence, the window ATCCCCCAAGTGTCTCTTCTCCTTTGGGCACAATCATAACTGTGACAGATTGGCTGGGTGTCACAAGTGTACAGATTAAACTAGATGGACTCAGGGTGAGGGTGGCTGCAGCTATGTGGGGCTGAGTGTCTACGGCACTGAAAAATTGGGGAAGGAGGGCTCTGTCCTCACTCTGACCCACTAAGCAAGGGAGCCAGTGGCCAGACTGTATGTGCTGTAGAGAAAGGGCCAGGCCATTTGACTGCACCACTCCTCTAGCCAGAGGTAGAAAAGATTTACTTTGGAGAGATTGAGTAGAGCCCCAAGAACAAGTTACATGTGAGCAAAGCAAGGGAGAGATATCACCATGACAAATTCAAACAAAGCTGAAATGTAAGAAGACCTCAGTCTGAGAAAGGCCTGGACACAGGGAGGCCGAGGGCACTGAAGGAAGCAAGTAAGGGAAAGTATGTCCATGGGAGCCTAGGAAATTGGCAGTAGTTGGGGAGTTGGCTGTATGTCTAGCTTTCAcaggaggggaaagaggaagatgaCTAAGATattgcacagagaactcaacaaTGAACTGtgagagctagaggttgcttgTGGCAAAGTAAATAAGGCTTCAAATGCTTTCAAAAGGAGGCTGGCCAAACAGCATGATTAAGGACTCCAGTAATGGACATACTAGAGACCCTCAGGCACCTCAAGCCCTGAGTGGGTCAGCAGCTCTCCATCCCAAAGAGCAAAGGCAGGTACAACTGGACCCCGGAAATCTGTCTGTAATGTGTGGACCACAGAGAGCTGGCTCACATCCACCAGGCTCAACTTCTGGGCCTCATACTCCAGCAGCAGCCCCACCTTCTCTGGCTGCCCAATACCCTCAATTGGGGCTTTCTCCTTGGCCAACATGGTGTGCCACTTGCGCTGGGCATAGGTGAACACCCAGGAACGATCATCAGCACCAATGCAGCTATCCCGAGCCATGTCAACATCTGCCACGCCTATCCGGAATTGCTGGGAGCGCTTCACTGTCACCTCCCAGTAGTGTCTGCCACTGGTGACCGCTGTGTCTGCCAGCACCACTGCCCACTCCCGGAAGCGCTCCACATTCAGGGCCTTGGAGGGCTCCAATCCCACCAAGCCGTATTTGACACCTGTGTCACCTCTGAAGAGTGCTAGGCTGCTGTGGGCGgttttttcttccagtttgaaACTGATGCCTGCGGGCAGAACAAAAAGATGGTGGTAATAACAGAGGCAAGAACCCTCGGAGTAGTGATAATATTTCGTTCTGAATGAGGCAGTTATAAAATCACGAGGAAACAAGAGAATGACAAGCGGGCAAGAGTGTGTGGTCTCTGTAGTGTAGGCAGTCCTAAGAACTGAAAAACTCCGATTGGGAAAACCCCGGGATTAAATCAGATGGTGCCCCAGATTTGGAATCTCGAGACCAGCGCAGACGGGGAAAGGGAAAATGACCCGAGAGGGTTGAAGTTGTTCCTCGGTGCGGGATCCGGGAATAACAAACCATTTTGGaggtaaaagaaaattaaaaagagataacCCTACCTCTCCGGGCCTCTGCAGCGGCAATCCCCAATCGCTTGGCACCCCAACGGCACAAGAGCAAAGAACAAGCAACGGGCAGCGCCATATTGCGCCATGGATAGCCAGGGCACGCCCCCCGCGCGGAGATCCTGTCCTGTCGCGTGGCGTGCGAGAGGCGGCCGCGCAGCATGATGACGTAGGAGCCAACGCGCAGCGGGTGGCTGCCAACTTTGTGGTTTCTGGCCTGGTTCCAGCGCGGTTGCGGTTTATTAAGTTTTTCCGCGGAGAGGACTGCTGCTCGCGTTTGAACTAAATAGGGTTTTTAGAGAGATGGTGTGGTCAGATGCCTAAAGGATAGAATTAAACAGTAACTAGATTTGAACCTGACTCCACTTTGGGCAAATcgcttctctgagccttagtgttttcatttgtaaaataaaaattacatacgGCCCCTTAGGTCTTAACAAAAACTAAGTGAGAATAGTCTAAATATAGCTTAACGAAACATAGTTCCATCTTTCAAGGGCCAGCAATGGCCATTGCAATACCACTCACTATGTTGTCAAAACTGCAGGACTTCTGTCTAGATTCAGTTGCTCGTTGCACAAAGATCCAGTTATTGAGAAAAGATTGATAacgaagaaaagaaattattattattattattattttgagacagagtctgctcggcgcctgtagctcagcagctagggctccagccacatacaccggggctggtgggttagagccTCGCCAAGGtctaccaaaacaacaatgacaactgcaacaacaacaacaacaaaaatagctgggcattgtggcgggcgcctgtagtcccagctactcgggaggcaaagtgagactctgtctcaaaaataaagaaagaaagaaataaaaagagacagagtctcacttgttgccctgggtagagtgccctcagtagagctggggggtcacagctcacagcatcctcaaactcttgggctgaagatcacttgtctcagcttcctgattagttgggactatagatgcccgtcacaatgcccgacagggtctcgctcttcctcaggatggtctagaacctgtgagctacaagcaatccacccgtctgggcctcccagagtgctaggattacagatgtgagccaccgccccagcccaagaaaagcatttttaataTGATAGACATTT includes:
- the SPRYD4 gene encoding SPRY domain-containing protein 4 — its product is MLRGRLSHATRQDRISARGACPGYPWRNMALPVACSLLLCRWGAKRLGIAAAEARRGISFKLEEKTAHSSLALFRGDTGVKYGLVGLEPSKALNVERFREWAVVLADTAVTSGRHYWEVTVKRSQQFRIGVADVDMARDSCIGADDRSWVFTYAQRKWHTMLAKEKAPIEGIGQPEKVGLLLEYEAQKLSLVDVSQLSVVHTLQTDFRGPVVPAFALWDGELLTHSGLEVPEGL